The genome window TCATGGATCTGCAGATTCGCGGCCGCAAGGCCATCGTGTGCGCGTCCACCCGCGGGCTGGGACGGGCCTGCGCCACCTCGCTGGCACGCGAGGGCGTGCATGTCGTGATCAACGGGCGCTCGCCGGACACGGCCGCCGCGGCCGCCCGGGAACTGGCCGCCGAGACCGGCGGCGTCGTGCGCGCGGTCGCGGCGGACATCAATACCGACGCGGGCCGCGCGGCGCTGGTGTCGGCGTGCCCGGACGCCGACATCCTGGTGACGAACAACGAGGGGCCGGCGCCCGGGCGCTTCGTCGATTGGGAACGCGAAGACTACCTGCGGGCGATCGAGGCCAACATGCTGGCGCCCGCCCTGTTGATACGGGCGGTGTTGCCCGGCATGCGGGCCAGGGGGTTCGGCCGCATCGTCAACATCACCTCCGCCATGGTGAAGTCGCCCAGCCCGGCCATGGGCTTGTCGACGTCCGCGCGCACCGGCCTGACGGCGCTGTGCAAGGCCATCTCGCGCGAAGTGGTCGCCGACAACGTCACCATCAACAACCTGCTGCCCGAGCGCTTCGACACCGACCGCCAGCGCTTCATGGCCGAGCGCATGGTGCGCGAGCAAGGCCTGAGCTATGAGGACGCGAGGCAGCGCATCGTCGATACCATCGCGGCCGGCAGGTTGGGGCAGCCGCGGGAGTTCGGCGATGCCTGCGCCTTCCTGTGCAGCGCGCAGGCGGGCTATCTGTCGGGGCAGAACCTGCAACTGGATGGAGGATCGTATCGCGGCGTGTTCTGACCAGGGCCGCCAGCAGGGGCCGCCCGGTTTTCTTCACTGGATCCTGTGATGCGCCGGGCGCTGCGATTTTCGAGAATGCCGACATTGCCTATTCATTCAGTAAGGAGTCGAGCATGTCGAAATCGTTGACCGCACTTTGCGCCGCCTTGATGGCGGCATCGCTGGCCGCCTGCGGGGGAGGCGGCGGCGACGATTCGGGTGGTGGCGGCGGAGGTGGAGGCGGCGGGGGCGGCGGCGATGGCAAGACGCTTAGCGAGAAGCAGATCTGGTACGGCCACGAGACGGCGTTCTCGGCCGTGTCCCTGCACCAGGCGTTCGAGCCCATGCTCGAGAACGGGATCGTCATCGGCCGGGACGGCACGCCCGAGTGCCTGGACGGCGGGACGGTCTCGGGCGTCTGGACCGATGCGGACGACAGCGGCACCCTGTCGGCCGGGGACTCGGTGGCGTTGACCATGAACGACTGTCGCGTGTCCGACAACGGCATTCCGTTCACGGGCAAGGCGACGGTCGATTTCGACGAGGTGGAGGGCGACCTGCTGGAAGAGGAGTCGGACTGGACGCTGGGCGCCAGGGTCACGCTGGGTGAGGGCGCATCCTTCGACGGGACGTCCGCGGCGGGAACGGCATCGGTGAAGGCGTCCAACGACGTGAGTTCGGCCGAACCCAAGGGGCAGCGCGCCGAGTTCGATATTCCCGCAATCGTCCTGACCGAGGATGGCGGTGCCGTGACGATGAATTTCAAGGACTACGCCGTGGCCGTGGCCTACGATCCCACGACGGATGCCGATACCTATTCGCGCATCTCG of Pigmentiphaga sp. H8 contains these proteins:
- a CDS encoding SDR family oxidoreductase, with protein sequence MDLQIRGRKAIVCASTRGLGRACATSLAREGVHVVINGRSPDTAAAAARELAAETGGVVRAVAADINTDAGRAALVSACPDADILVTNNEGPAPGRFVDWEREDYLRAIEANMLAPALLIRAVLPGMRARGFGRIVNITSAMVKSPSPAMGLSTSARTGLTALCKAISREVVADNVTINNLLPERFDTDRQRFMAERMVREQGLSYEDARQRIVDTIAAGRLGQPREFGDACAFLCSAQAGYLSGQNLQLDGGSYRGVF